The following coding sequences are from one Triticum aestivum cultivar Chinese Spring chromosome 5A, IWGSC CS RefSeq v2.1, whole genome shotgun sequence window:
- the LOC123104463 gene encoding dehydration-responsive element-binding protein 1H yields the protein MDMGSEQWSSPSTSASSRDQHAAAPPKRPAGRTKFKETRHPVYRGVRRRGGAGRWVCEVRVPGRRGCRLWLGTYVIAESAARAHDAAMLALGGRSAACLNFADSAWLLAVAVPSALADLADVRRAALAAVAGFQRQEAASGAATVPVDEVFDTSSADDAGSWSWATPQPSCAAADGVFEVPAAALASDMFDFEFDVSWVMDLGSPAASQPGCADKVLEVQAAALGGGDMFEFDLELDMSGEMDLVGSYYADFAEGLLLEPPQPADATEARWRNGDYCGGDGGGDAALWSQ from the coding sequence ATGGACATGGGCAGCGAGCAATGGAGCTCCCCGTCGACGTCGGCGTCCTCGCGCGACCAGCACGCGGCGGCGCCGCCGAAGCGCCCCGCGGGGCGCACCAAGTTCAAGGAGACGCGCCACCCGGTGTACCGAGGCGTGCGGCGCCGGGGCGGAGCCGGCCGCTGGGTCTGCGAGGTGCGCGTCCCCGGCAGGCGCGGGTGCAGGCTCTGGCTCGGGACCTACGTCATCGCCGAGTCCGCCGCGCGCGCGCACGACGCCGCCATGCTCGCGCTGGGCGGCCGCTCCGCCGCGTGCCTCAACTTCGCGGACTCCGCGTGGCTGCTCGCAGTCGCAGTTCCGTCGGCGCTCGCCGACCTGGCCGACGTCCGGCGCGCGGCGCTCGCCGCCGTCGCGGGCTTCCAGCGCCAGGAGGCCGCCAGCGGCGCCGCGACCGTTCCCGTGGACGAGGTGTTCGACACCTCCAGCGCGGATGACGCCGGCTCCTGGTCGTGGGCGACGCCGCAGCCCAGTTGTGCGGCTGCGGACGGGGTGTTCGAGGTGCCGGCGGCAGCACTGGCCAGCGACATGTTCGACTTCGAGTTCGACGTGTCCTGGGTGATGGACCTGGGCTCGCCGGCGGCGTCGCAGCCTGGCTGTGCGGACAAAGTGTTGGAGGTGCAGGCGGCCGCACTGGGCGGCGGCGACATGTTCGAGTTCGACTTGGAGCTGGACATGTCCGGGGAAATGGACCTGGTGGGCTCCTACTACGCGGATTTCGCGGAGGGGCTGCTCCTCGAGCCTCCGCAACCGGCCGATGCCACGGAGGCGCGCTGGCGGAACGGGGACtactgcggcggcgacggcggaggtgaCGCCGCGCTCTGGAGTCAGTAG
- the LOC123104464 gene encoding uncharacterized protein — protein sequence MGNKCEAVGARAPPATRVASGLFLFLRCSSPSLSSRVFLPIHSHPGRARRHSCRQLDAPRFESCVDHRRRIHPSPWPPTARGALVALSAGNWKSALSMATTARASLVHHDQAAIGHGGDESVLEPEGCWNQCPDLLEPARGCAARLTPRRRKLHPVARRAASNVVQTPELQPVTRGAARRGWPFLLMFFFPFYRTKFLFLLEPMYCFAGTDVIFCFVGCRALKCFMSFLLEPKFGFAGSVI from the exons ATGGGGAACAAATGcgaggctgttggggcccgcgcaCCGCCCGCGACACGCGTGGCTTCTGGCCTTTTCTTATTCCTTCGTTGCTCATCTCCTTCCTTATCCAGTCGCGTCTTCCTCCCCATCCACTCGCATCCCGGGCGCGCTCGTCGCCATAGCTGCCGGCAACTCGATGCTCCTCGTTTTGAATCGTGCGTGGATCACCGGCGCCGGATTCACCCCTCTCCATGGCCGCCCACAGCCAGGGGCGCGCTCGTCGCCTTGTCCGCCGGCAACTGGAAGAGCGCCCTCTCCATGGCAACCACAGCCAGGGCTTCGTTAGTTCACCATGACCAAGCTGCAAtcggccacggcggcgacgagtCTGTGCTGGAGCCGGAGGGTTGCTGGAACCAG TGTCCCGATTTGCTGGAACCAGCTCGTGGATGTGCTGCAAGGTTGACACCTCGCCGGAGGAAGCTGCATCCAGTGGCGAGGAGGGCTGCATCCAACGTCGTTCAAACGCCGGAGCTACAACCGGTGACCAGGGGAGCTGCAAGAAGGGGGTGGCCATTTTTGCtgatgtttttttttcctttttacagaaccaaatttttgtttttgctggaaccgatgTATTGTTTTGCTGGAACAGATGTAATTTTTTGCTTCGTCGGCTGCAGAGCTCTCAAATGTTTCATGTCGTTTTTGCTGGAACCTAAGTTTGGTTTTGCTGGAAGCGTTATTTGA
- the LOC778408 gene encoding dehydration-responsive element-binding protein 1B → MDVADIASPSGQQEQGHRTVSSEPPKRPAGRTKFHETRHPLYRGVRRRGRVGQWVCEVRVPGIKGSRLWLGTFNTAEMAARAHDAAVLALSGRAACLNFADSAWRMLPVLAAGSFGFGSASEIKAAVAVAVVAFLRKQIVLPVAVAVVALQQKQVPIAVAVVALQQKQVPVAVAVVALQKLPVPVAVAVVALQQQQIILPVACLAPEFYMSSGDLLELDEEQWFGGMEAGSYYASLAQGMLVAPPDERARPESGEQSGVQTPLWSCLFD, encoded by the coding sequence ATGGACGTCGCCGACATCGCCTCCCCGTCCGGCCAGCAGGAGCAGGGCCACCGGACGGTGTCGTCGGAGCCGCCGAAGCGGCCCGCGGGGCGGACCAAGTTCCACGAGACGCGCCACCCGCTGTACCGCGGCGTGCGGCGCCGTGGCCGCGTCGGGCAGTGGGTGTGCGAGGTGCGCGTGCCCGGGATCAAGGGCTCCAGGCTCTGGCTCGGCACCTTCAACACGGCCGAGATGGCGGCGCGCGCGCACGACGCCGCCGTGCTCGCGCTCTCCGGCCGCGCCGCCTGCCTCAACTTCGCCGACTCCGCATGGCGCATGCTGCCCGTGCTCGCGGCCGGCTCCTTCGGCTTCGGCAGCGCGAGCGAGATCAAGGCcgccgtcgctgtcgccgtcgTCGCGTTCCTGCGGAAGCAGATTGTTCTTccagtcgccgtcgccgtcgtggcGCTCCAGCAGAAGCAGGTCCCGATCGCCGTCGCCGTGGTGGCGCTCCAGCAGAAGCAGGTTCCGGTCGCCGTCGCCGTGGTGGCGCTCCAGAAGCTGCCAGTTccggtcgccgtcgccgtcgtggcGCTCCAGCAGCAGCAGATCATTCTTCCAGTCGCGTGCCTGGCGCCCGAGTTTTACATGTCTTCCGGCGACCTGTTGGAGCTGGACGAGGAGCAGTGGTTTGGCGGCATGGAGGCCGGGTCGTACTACGCGAGCTTGGCGCAGGGGATGCTCGTGGCGCCGCCGGACGAAAGAGCCAGGCCGGAGAGCGGCGAGCAGAGCGGCGTCCAGACGCCGCTATGGAGCTGCTTGTTCGACTAA